One stretch of Quercus lobata isolate SW786 unplaced genomic scaffold, ValleyOak3.0 Primary Assembly Scq3eQI_1851, whole genome shotgun sequence DNA includes these proteins:
- the LOC115973698 gene encoding ubiquitin-conjugating enzyme E2 11-like, protein MAQRSWSDLPRDLIDRIFRRHLNIRRIDPKDLARCSLVCTTWRCVIADIWGKNLSLLSSASGLINKRVLAEYQNFQTDPPEGCRVRFVDSLFHWEGIIIGPQSSPYAGGVFLLDIHFSDQHPFKAPKVTFQTKVYHPNIDQQGRLCLETLWCPATTISHVLLVIYARFNDPDPDDPIDFEIAHIYKTQRIQFEEKARAWTKKFATASQISAIDWTDWP, encoded by the exons ATGGCTCAACGTTCATGGTCTGACCTACCAAGAGATCTCATCGATCGTATATTTAGACGCCACTTGAATATAAGGAGGATAGACCCAAAGGATCTTGCAAGATGTAGCCTTGTCTGTACTACTTGGAGATGCGTTATTG CTGATATTTGGGGCAAGAATTTATCTTTGTTGAGTTCAGCAAGTGGGTTGATTAATAAGAGAGTTCTAGCTGAGTACCAGAATTTCCAGACAGATCCTCCAGAAGGTTGCAGAGTTAGGTTTGTTGATAGCCTGTTCCATTGGGAAGGAATCATAATTGGTCCCCAAAGTAGCCCTTATGCTGGTGGAGTCTTTCTCTTAGACATCCATTTCTCTGATCAACACCCATTCAAAGCTCCCAAAGTCACGTTCCAAACCAAG GTTTATCACCCAAACATTGACCAGCAAGGCAGGTTATGTCTTGAGACATTATGGTGCCCAGCAACAACCATTTCACATGTTCTCCTAGTAATCTATGCACGCTTCAATGACCCTGATCCTGATGACCCTATTGATTTTGAGATTGCTCACATCTATAAGACTCAAAGAATTCAGTTTGAAGAAAAAGCAAGAGCCTGGACCAAGAAATTTGCTACTGCAAGCCAAATAAGTGCAATAGATTGGACCGATTGGCCATAG